Proteins encoded together in one Diceros bicornis minor isolate mBicDic1 chromosome 18, mDicBic1.mat.cur, whole genome shotgun sequence window:
- the LOC131416732 gene encoding keratin-associated protein 4-8-like has protein sequence MVSSCCGSVCSEQGCGQETCCRPSCCQPVCGQPTCSRPSYSVSSCCRPQCRISSCGRPSCCQPTCCRTTCSPPSCSVSSCCRPQCCISSCCRPSCSQSVCCQPTCCRPSCCLSSCCQPSSCGSSCCRPSCCLRPVCGRVSCHTTCYHPTCVISTCPRPMCCPSPCC, from the coding sequence ATGGTCAGCTCCTGTTGTGGCTCCGTCTGCTCTGAGCAGGGCTGTGGCCAGGAGACCTGCTGCCGCCCCAGCTGCTGCCAGCCTGTGTGCGGCCAGCCCACCTGCTCTCGCCCCAGCTACAGTGTGTCCAGCTGCTGCAGGCCCCAGTGCCGCATCTCCAGCTGCGGCCGTCCCAGCTGCTGCCAGCCCACCTGCTGCAGGACCACCTGCTCTCCCCCCAGCTGCAGTGTGTCCAGCTGCTGCAGGCCCCAGTGCTGCATTTCCAGCTGCTGTCGCCCCAGCTGCAGCCAATCTGTGTGTTGCCAGCCCACCTGCTGTCGCCCTAGTTGCTGCCTCTCCAGCTGCTGCCAGCCCTCTAGCTGTGGCTCCAGCTGCTGCCGCCCCTCCTGCTGCCTGCGCCCAGTCTGTGGCCGCGTCTCCTGCCACACCACTTGCTATCACCCCACGTGTGTCATCTCCACCTGCCCCCGCCCCATGTGCTGCCCCTCCCCTTGCTGCTGA